Proteins encoded together in one Coffea arabica cultivar ET-39 chromosome 2c, Coffea Arabica ET-39 HiFi, whole genome shotgun sequence window:
- the LOC113725626 gene encoding vacuolar protein sorting-associated protein 60.2-like, producing the protein MKRVFGVKKDKEPPPSINDASDRITKRGDTVEDKIKKLDAELARYREQLKKTRPGPAQEAIKARAMRVLKQKRMYEGQRDMLYNQTFNLDQVAFAAEGIKDAQQTMSALKSANKELKGMMKTVKIQDIDNLQDEMMDLMDVSNEIQETLGRSYSVPDDIDEEELMGELDALEADMGMETESDGVPAYLQPDKEPNLEEELNLPPAPTGHAPVPPGRANAQGEDELGLPAVPHASLRG; encoded by the exons ATGAAGAGAGTCTTTGGTGTCAAGAAGGACAAAGAACCTCCACCCTCCATCAACGACGCCTCCGATCGG ATAACTAAAAGGGGTGACACAGTTGAGGATAAGATTAAGAAGCTTGATGCTGAACTTGCAAGGTATAGAGAGCAGTTGAAGAAAACTCGACCTGGTCCAGCTCAAGAAGCCATCAAAGCACGTGCAATGAGGGTTCTTAAGCAAAAGAGAAT GTATGAAGGTCAACGAGATATGCTGTATAACCAGACTTTTAACCTTGACCAAGTTGCCTTTGCAGCTGAGGGAATTAAAGATGCTCAACAAACA ATGTCAGCTTTGAAGTCAGCTAACAAAGAATTGAAAGGGATGATGAAGACAGTGAAGATTCAAGACATAGAT AACTTGCAAGATGAGATGATGGACTTGATGGATGTTAGTAATGAGATTCAAGAGACTCTTGGTAGGAGCTACAGTGTACCTGATGACATTGATGAGGAGGAACTGATGGGTG AGCTCGATGCTCTGGAAGCAGACATGGGAATGGAGACTGAAAGTGATGGGGTGCCTGCGTATCTTCAACCCGACAAGGAACCTAATCTGGAAGAAGAGCTAAACCTACCACCTGCTCCAACTGGGCATGCACCCGTGCCACCTGGCAGAGCTAATGCACAG GGTGAGGACGAGCTAGGTTTACCTGCTGTTCCTCATGCATCACTTCGTGGTTAG
- the LOC113725628 gene encoding uncharacterized protein yields the protein MGLDDLAVEKKRVVVIGGGAAGSLAAKTLQNYADVYLIDTKEYFEITWASLRSMVEPSFARRSLINHVEYLPKAHVVATTAVDLTDSEVLTTEGRMVAYDYLVIATGHMGDGPSTKAEKLNYYQAEHEKISSANSILIIGGGPTGVELAGEIAVDFPDKKVTLVHRGSRLLEFIGERAGKKALDWLISKNVEVILGQSANLNDNSNGVYQTSAGETIEADCHFICIGKPVASSWLKKTTFGDSVDVHGKLMVDANLRVKGHKNVFGIGDVTDIPELKQGYLAEQHALVAAKNVKLLIKGENEKRLATYKPASSALAFVSLGRREAVAQIFCITIVGRLPGLIKSGDLFVGKTRKQLGLSSNVN from the exons ATGGGTCTGGACGATTTGGCCGTTGAGAAGAAGAGAGTTGTGGTTATTGGTGGCGGAGCTGCGGGTTCTCTGGCAGCTAAGACCCTTCAAAACTATGCAGATGTTTACCTGATTGATAC GAAAGAGTATTTTGAAATCACCTGGGCAAGCTTGAGATCAATGGTTGAACCTTCATTTGCGAGAAGATCGTTAATTAATCATGTAGAATACCTGCCTAAAGCACACGTCGTCGCAACCACTGCAGTTGATCTCACAGACAGTGAAGTCCTGACCACAGAAGGACGCATGGTAGCTTATGATTATCTTGTAATTGCCACAGGCCACATGGGTGATGGCCCCAGCACAAAGGCTGAGAAGCTTAATTACTACCAAGCAG AACATGAGAAGATAAGTTCTGCAAACTCAATATTGATAATTGGCGGGGGGCCAACTGGTGTAGAACTTGCTGGTGAAATAGCTGTGGATTTTCCtgataagaaggtgacactggTTCATCGGGGATCTAGGTTGTTAGAGTTTATTGGAGAAAGGGCAGGAAAAAAGGCACTTGATTGGTTGATCTCAAAGAATGTTGAAGTCATCTTGGGGCAGTCAGCTAACTTGAATGACAATTCAAATGGCGTTTATCAAACATCTGCTGGAGAAACCATCGAGGCTGATTGCCACTTTATCTGCATAGGCAAGCCAGTTGCTTCATCCTGGCTAAAGAAGACTACTTTTGGTGACAGTGTGGATGTCCATGGAAAGTTAATGGTGGATGCAAATTTGAGAGTCAAAGGTCACAAGAATGTGTTTGGTATTGGTGATGTCACTGATATTCCT GAACTCAAACAAGGCTACCTGGCTGAACAGCATGCTTTGGTGGCTGCTAAGAATGTGAAGCTGTTGATAAAAGGAGAGAACGAGAAGAGATTGGCAACTTATAAGCCTGCTTCATCAGCATTGGCATTCGTTTCACTGGGGAGAAGAGAAGCAGTGGCTCAAATTTTTTGTATAACCATTGTTGGGCGCCTGCCTGGCTTGATAAAATCTGGGGACTTGTTTGTTGGGAAGACGAGAAAACAGCTAGGCCTAAGCTCCAATGTTAACTAG